The Tolypothrix sp. PCC 7712 region TGTAACTCCACCATTTTGGTGGATGATTAGCCCTGTGTAAATCATAAAGCTAGTAGCGATAAATAACCGAGTGATTAATGCTCCGGTATATCGATGCACCAACGCAATAGATGCGATTAGTGTGGGCAATCCAATGCCACAGGCTGCTAGCCAAGTATCTCGGAGTGGTGAAATAGCCAAGCAAACTAAGGTGAGGAAAATGCTCACACCCACCATGATCCGATCGGCATTTTCTCGATATCCTTGTAGAGTGGAATCAAACGCAGCTTCGTTGACAAAAATGTTGATCCCTGAAGGATCAAGATTGATAGGTTGGTTCATCGCTTTCATAATCTCCTTATATAGCGGATTTCAACTCAATCTAGTATTCCCGGATAGATGAATTTATCTATAAGTAAAATCTCTAATTTACAAGGGAATTTCAATGATAAATTCAGTACCTCCTCCTAATGCTGAGTGACATTTCAACTTACCACCGTGAGTTTCTTCAACAATTTGTTTAGCTATAGCCAAACCTAAACCTGTACCTTTACCGACTCCTTTAGTAGTGAATAAATGGTCAAATATTTTTTGTTTCACTTCCTCGCTCATCCCCTTACCATTATCAGCAATAGCAATTTTGACAAGATTATTTTCCCTAGAAGTTGTCACAGTAATGCAGTTGGGATGAGCTTGAATTTCCTCAAAAATTCGTCTGTGATTCGATTCATCTAAAGCATCAATCGCATTGGCTAAGATATTCATAAATACCTGATTTAATTGCCCAGGGAAACATTCAATTTGGGGTAAATCACCGTAGTTAGTGATTACTTCAATGGCGGGACGTTGTTCATTAGCTTTGAGACGGTGTTTGAGAATTAAGATTGTACTATCAATGCCTTCATGAAGATTAAATGGCACTTTGTAATCTCTGTCAGCACGAGAGAAAGTGCGTAAGGAAATGCTGATATTTTTTAATCTGTCACAAGCCATTGTCATAGAATCGAGCATTTTAGGCAGGTCTTCTAAGGTATAGTCCAAGTCAATTTCTGACTCATGGTTGAGGATTTCTTCAGTTTTATCGCTTAAAGTTTCTTGATAGATTTTCAAATGTTCAACAATATCAGCAAAGGTGGGTTTAGCTTGTTTGAGAGTAGCCGCAATAAAGCCCAAGGGATTATTCATTTCGTGGGCGACACCAGCAACTAAGTTACCTAATGCAGACATCTTTTCACTTTGTACGATTTGTAATTGGGCGTTTTGCAAAGCTAGTTCAGCTTGTTTGCGTTCACTGATATCCAACAACAGTCCATCCCAGACTAACGTGCCATCGACAAGTTTTTCTATGCGTGCTTCCCCGTGAATCCACTTGGTAATTCCAGAGGGGGTAACAATTCGCCCCTCCCACCGCCAAGGAGTCAAGGTTTGAACTGAATCTGCAATCGACTGACGCTGAGATTCAGCATCCTCTGGATGCGCCATATCCAAGATGATCTGCACATTGGCGATCGCTTGTTCGGCGGTGACTTCATAGAGGTCATAACAGTCGTTACTAATGTATGACATTGACACCGAACCATCAGTAGTCATCAAAAATTGATACACCACCCCAGGAACGTTATCTACTAGATTATGGAAACGAGATTGAGCAGTTTTTAACTCATGGAGCGATCGCTTGTTGGGCAGATTCTAAGGAATGTTGATAAAGTTGGGCATTTTCTAGGGAAATGGCGGCTTGGGCGCAGAGTAGGTTGAGGAGTTCGACGCGCTCTTTTGTAAACGCCCCGGTTGCTAAACTATTTTCTAGATATAAAATCCCCAGTAATTTTCCTTGATGCAAAATCGGGCTGCACAAAATACTCTGAGGTTGCTGGCGGATAATATAGGGTTCATTAGCTAAGGTGGTATCTACGGTTGCATCCAATAAGACAACAGTTTGTTGACTGTGCTTAACTTTGTAAATCAGCTTGTGGGGAATCTCTTGACTATCTTCCACAGGAATTTGCTGCAATACCACTGGGTTTGTTCCTTGGATAATTGAGCCTTTAATTACCAGACGCTCATCTCGCAACAGCATTAACACACACTTATCAGCCCCAGCAGTTTCGATGATGATAGACAGTAACGATGAAAGTAGTTTGTCTAGTTCGATTTCAGAGGAGATAGTCTGAGAAGCTTTGAGAATTGCTTTTAAATCGAGAGTAGCTGAGACACTGCTACTGCTGGATGTACCAGAACTGGTAGATGTCACAGTCCCCAAGCTGATGATAGTTTCGTTAGTAGAAACAACAGAACGACTTTGCTGTAATATAGGGGCGAGTAATTGGGGATAGCGTTTTTCTAAGTCGGCGACTTTGGCTTTTGCTCCCCAACGAGCATAACAATAATATGCTTCCTGCATATAACCTGCGGCGACTTTCTCTTTCCCCCAAGCCAGGTAAAATTTTGCTGCTAATTCGTTAGCTAAACCCTCTTCTTGAATATAGCCATTGGCTTTAGCACCTACAATAGCGCGATCGTAGCAGTCTCCTGCTTCATAGTTATGTCCTAATACCTGATATTGTTCAGCTTTGACCAAATCAAACTTATGCTGATGATTCATGGGAGCATATTTAACCCATTGTTGTTGCAATTTTGTTTGATTTTCTTCTACCTGTTGCAGTAGTTGCGATCGCTCCTCTAATCCTTGACGCAAAGTAGCCAACGCCGTCAAAGAATCGTAGAAATAAAATTCCGCTTCTCCCAAACTTCCCGCTCCACCGTTGAAATAGCGTTTTACCTCAACGGTATAAATCCGAGCAGTTTCTACATAGTCAAATAAACAACACAACATCAGTTTAAGCACATAAAATGCGTACAAGCACAGCACGTCACGCACTGAGATGAGTTGGGGGAGAAACTCTGTCTCTTCAATGGCTTCCCCCGCAAAAATATGGGGAGATTCTGAATCTCCTAACAAATTTAAAGTACCTTGCCAATAGACTCGACACCAATTTGCTGGGGTTAATTGACTCATTTGGACTAACGCCTGATGATAGGCGCGAATTTCTGGCTCTAAGATATCGAGAGGACGACCGCACCAGAAGGAATTAGCACAGAAAGCATGGGCATTATATCCGGCATACTCTATGTTTCCCACTTCCAATCCTGTAGTGTATCCTTCTTGTATCAAAGGTAGAACGTCTCGAATGTGGAATTTGCGATGTGATGTAAACAGCCCAGCCACATGAAATACCTCTGGTTTAATCACTTTTGCGTCTAAGGTTGAGGTAAGTTGTATAGCCAACTGATTGAATTTCACTGCTACATCCACATCTTGTAAAAAATTAGCAGCAATAATGCTGTAGCAAGAATAAGCAGCTATAGAAGCGGGTGTATTACCATATTCAATGGATAGCTTTACGGGTATCGTCACCAGCGCAACATACAACGAAGAACCCGATATATAGGCAGATGAGAACAAACGAGTTACGATTTCAATGATCGCTATAATTCGGCGATCGCTCATTCTCGGTAGGTGTACCAAATCCTCAATGTCACGCTCTCCTATCAGTTGATTTACCTCAGCGATAATCGGCAGAAAATCATCCTCCGTCATGGTTTCGGGCAGTGGTAAGCCCAGCAAAGCTAAAACATTTCGGGCTACCTCAATCGATTCCAGTAATTTGTTTTGAGAGATCAGAGAAACAATGCGAATCCGGTAGACGTTGACTTTTTCTAGTACAGAGTGTACTTGCTCAATTACTGTTTCAATCATAGATTCCATCGCCGCATAATCTCCGCATAAAGATGCTAATTCTGCGGCTAACTCGTAGAAAGCCAAGGTGATTTCATACTGTCTTTGCCAAGCTGTTTCTCCCAACAAAGATAAGCCGATGCGAACATATTCGCGCCCCCCTTGATAAGCTGTTGTCGTCCTCGCTTTACGAGCTGCAATCAGATTGAGACGAGCGAGATCATCCCGTTGGTGTTGCTCGCTCATTAATGTCTGGCCATGATTTAATTGACCGACTAACTCAAATATGCGTTCTTCTGTGTCTTCTGAGGATATTTGGGATAATAGTAATTGTCCAATTTTGTAGTGAGTTGCCTGTTTTTGTTCATCAGGAATCAGAGAATAAGCTGCTTGCTGTACTCGGTCATGTAAAAATTTGTAATTAACAGTCTGTTGATTTTCTGAGGTATGTTTTAAAGTTTCTGACCCAATATAAAATTTATAAACATCGCTAATTGGTAAAATCAAACCTTCTTGTAATGCTTTCCACAAAATAGCAGCAGTTTCAATTTGAGATTGTTGTGAAACAATTGCTAAAGTAGCTAAGTCAAAAGAGTTGCCAATACAAGCCGCTAACTGCAATCCCTGTTGAGTTGATTGCGGTAGTTTTTGCAATTGCAAACTCATAAAAGCTACAATGTCATCTGTAATTGCTTGCAGTTTGACTTCAGCAATATCACATTGCCAACAGTTTAATTCAAAATCAAAGCTAATCAGTCCATCTTGATGCAATGCTTTAAGAAACTGGGTGGTAAAAAATGGATTACCTTTGGTTTTTTGATAAATTAATTTAGAAAGACTCCAGACCAATTCTTCTGCACATTTGAGTGTTTCAGCTACTAATTGATTGACTTTGATTTGACTCAGTGGTGCTAAAGTAATTGTGTTAATGGTGGCTTGTGTCTTGTGGATTTCGCTCAAGGTTATCAATAAGGGATGTCCTGGATTAACTTCGTTATCACGATAGGCACCAATAATGAAAAGATGACCGGTATCAGCCATTAATAGCTGCATTAACTTGAGTGATGCGGA contains the following coding sequences:
- a CDS encoding sensor histidine kinase, whose protein sequence is MTTDGSVSMSYISNDCYDLYEVTAEQAIANVQIILDMAHPEDAESQRQSIADSVQTLTPWRWEGRIVTPSGITKWIHGEARIEKLVDGTLVWDGLLLDISERKQAELALQNAQLQIVQSEKMSALGNLVAGVAHEMNNPLGFIAATLKQAKPTFADIVEHLKIYQETLSDKTEEILNHESEIDLDYTLEDLPKMLDSMTMACDRLKNISISLRTFSRADRDYKVPFNLHEGIDSTILILKHRLKANEQRPAIEVITNYGDLPQIECFPGQLNQVFMNILANAIDALDESNHRRIFEEIQAHPNCITVTTSRENNLVKIAIADNGKGMSEEVKQKIFDHLFTTKGVGKGTGLGLAIAKQIVEETHGGKLKCHSALGGGTEFIIEIPL
- a CDS encoding ATP-binding protein, with product MVSTLVSIPGYRISEELYNGSRTLVYRALRESDSVPVVIKLLKNPYPSFSELLLFRNQYTIGKNLNSPLIIQTYSLDAINNGYMLVMEDFGGISLKEWRMGKTLPSLQEFLVIAIALCDILDLLYHERIIHKDIKPGNILINPETKQVKLIDFSIASLLPRETQTLVNPNVLEGTLAYISPEQTGRMNRGIDYRTDFYSLGVTFYELLTDELPFSSHDAMELVHSHLAKIPPLIHEINPDIPLVISKIVSKLMSKNAEDRYQSALGLKFDLEKCLIQLKETGEIGDFKIASRDLCDRFIIPDKLYGRESEVQTLLEAFDRVSLGATEMMLVAGFSGIGKTAVVNEVHKPIVRQRGYFIKGKYDQFQRNIPFSAFVQAFRDLMGQLLTESDAQIQEWKHKILEAVGENGQVIIEVIPELENIIGTQPPAVELSGVAAENRFNLLFQKFTQVFTTKEHPLVIFLDDLQWADSASLKLMQLLMADTGHLFIIGAYRDNEVNPGHPLLITLSEIHKTQATINTITLAPLSQIKVNQLVAETLKCAEELVWSLSKLIYQKTKGNPFFTTQFLKALHQDGLISFDFELNCWQCDIAEVKLQAITDDIVAFMSLQLQKLPQSTQQGLQLAACIGNSFDLATLAIVSQQSQIETAAILWKALQEGLILPISDVYKFYIGSETLKHTSENQQTVNYKFLHDRVQQAAYSLIPDEQKQATHYKIGQLLLSQISSEDTEERIFELVGQLNHGQTLMSEQHQRDDLARLNLIAARKARTTTAYQGGREYVRIGLSLLGETAWQRQYEITLAFYELAAELASLCGDYAAMESMIETVIEQVHSVLEKVNVYRIRIVSLISQNKLLESIEVARNVLALLGLPLPETMTEDDFLPIIAEVNQLIGERDIEDLVHLPRMSDRRIIAIIEIVTRLFSSAYISGSSLYVALVTIPVKLSIEYGNTPASIAAYSCYSIIAANFLQDVDVAVKFNQLAIQLTSTLDAKVIKPEVFHVAGLFTSHRKFHIRDVLPLIQEGYTTGLEVGNIEYAGYNAHAFCANSFWCGRPLDILEPEIRAYHQALVQMSQLTPANWCRVYWQGTLNLLGDSESPHIFAGEAIEETEFLPQLISVRDVLCLYAFYVLKLMLCCLFDYVETARIYTVEVKRYFNGGAGSLGEAEFYFYDSLTALATLRQGLEERSQLLQQVEENQTKLQQQWVKYAPMNHQHKFDLVKAEQYQVLGHNYEAGDCYDRAIVGAKANGYIQEEGLANELAAKFYLAWGKEKVAAGYMQEAYYCYARWGAKAKVADLEKRYPQLLAPILQQSRSVVSTNETIISLGTVTSTSSGTSSSSSVSATLDLKAILKASQTISSEIELDKLLSSLLSIIIETAGADKCVLMLLRDERLVIKGSIIQGTNPVVLQQIPVEDSQEIPHKLIYKVKHSQQTVVLLDATVDTTLANEPYIIRQQPQSILCSPILHQGKLLGILYLENSLATGAFTKERVELLNLLCAQAAISLENAQLYQHSLESAQQAIAP